From Phaeodactylum tricornutum CCAP 1055/1 chromosome 11, complete sequence, one genomic window encodes:
- a CDS encoding predicted protein — MSDYYGPVSNSGSGPATVNDSSSRPPNIPVNTDAGKIFVGGLSWQTTEESLRWHFEQYGSVVSVEVMRDRHTGDPRGFAFVVFADHATVDLVMDEDSHEINHKIVDVKRAQARGVAPPSIHGRDASHGADPSAHPVPNASERPNPLGGNSVGGEDLTPEQMGNKVFVGGIPPHIDRDGLRDLFEPFGAVTDAIVMMDQTTMRSRCFGFVTFEDGSNGAQKAVDAQPLQVQGRRVEVKLATPRAEQP; from the coding sequence ATGAGCGACTACTACGGCCCGGTGAGCAACAGCGGCAGCGGTCCGGCGACGGTGAATGACTCCAGCAGCAGACCGCCGAACATTCCCGTCAACACGGACGCCGGGAAGATCTTCGTCGGGGGTCTTTCCTGGCAAACCACCGAAGAGAGTCTGCGTTGGCACTTTGAGCAGTACGGTTCCGTCGTGTCCGTCGAAGTCATGCGGGATCGACACACGGGAGATCCCCGCGGATTCGCCTTTGTCGTCTTTGCCGATCACGCCACGGTCGATCtcgtcatggacgaagacTCGCACGAAATTAATCACAAAATTGTGGACGTCAAGCGCGCACAAGCCCGAGGCGTGGCACCGCCCTCGATTCACGGACGCGACGCCAGCCACGGTGCCGACCCTTCCGCGCATCCCGTGCCCAACGCCTCGGAACGCCCGAATCCGCTTGGAGGAAACAGTGTGGGGGGCGAGGATCTTACTCCCGAACAAATGGGCAACAAGGTATTCGTGGGGGGAATTCCTCCGCACATTGATCGGGACGGACTCCGAGACTTGTTCGAACCCTTCGGCGCCGTCACGGATGCCATCGTCATGATGGACCAGACAACGATGCGCTCGCGCTGTTTCGGTTTCGTTACTTTCGAAGACGGATCCAACGGCGCCCAGAAAGCCGTTGACGCCCAACCGCTTCAGGTACAGGGCCGCCGCGTAGAAGTCAAACTCGCCACTCCCCGCGCCGAACAACCA
- a CDS encoding predicted protein, which produces MATTTEYADNSEETCWSLARSSGTILAASLVLLVTTLLEASVAEGSPLEHLGRRPMGRDLGSWLLHYVTQNVGVQGYDPVLGAFSPPLRLRVHLAAVAFLWAMLLYVWPVFGIPDVCGPWRLTISVWQAALVTIATYRFGLYVIHTVMPGVSDPGGPRPHKIQRQPVWKDCLHHLPSETTWTYLTAQDSHRRSAERFAGTGAALTGEPSGRDVWSEQPLSKSQVGANTKNRIDESAVQGMAWGGRQPGFNPAVNPNSCDAPHRAQLIREYIASGKSPPS; this is translated from the exons atggcgacaACTACGGAGTACGCAGACAACAGCGAAGAGACTTGCTGGTCTCTAGCCCGGTCTTCCGGGACTATACTAGCCGCTAGCCTTGTTTTGCTAGTCACTACCCTCCTGGAAGCTTCGGTAGCGGAAGGCAGTCCCTTGGAACATCTCG GTAGACGTCCCATGGGACGTGATCTCGGATCCTGGCTCCTCCACTACGTGACACAAAATGTTGGGGTGCAGGGTTACGACCCGGTCCTCGGGGCGTTCTCACCACCTTTGCGTTTGCGCGTACACCTGGCCGCCGTTGCCTTTTTGTGGGCAATGCTCCTCTACGTCTGGCCCGTCTTTGGAATTCCTGACGTTTGCGGGCCCTGGcgtctcacaatcagtgTCTGGCAAGCCGCACTGGTCACCATAGCCACCTATCGATTTGGTCTCTACGTGATCCACACCGTGATGCCCGGGGTTTCCGACCCTGGTGGACCCCGTCCGCACAAAATTCAACGCCAGCCCGTCTGGAAGGATTGTCTACACCACTTACCGTCCGAAACCACGTGGACCTACCTGACGGCGCAAGATTCGCATCGGCGGAGCGCCGAACGCTTTGCAGGAACGGGAGCCGCCTTGACCGGTGAACCATCTGGACGAGACGTGTGGAGCGAGCAACCTCTCTCGAAGTCGCAAGTAGGGGCGAATACGAAGAATCGAATAGACGAATCGGCAGTGCAAGGAATGGCGTGGGGAGGACGCCAACCTGGATTCAATCCAGCTGTGAATCCCAACAG CTGTGACGCACCGCACCGGGCCCAACTCATTCGCGAATACATTGCTTCGGGCAAGTCACCCCCTTCC
- a CDS encoding acetyl-coenzyme A synthetase (Probable Acetate-CoA ligase ATP + acetate + CoA = AMP + diphosphate + acetyl-CoA Also acts on propanoate and propenoate. Involved in Glycolysis / Gluconeogenesis, Pyruvate metabolism, Propanoate metabolism and Reductive carboxylate cycle (CO2 fixation)), producing the protein LDEAIRKATHFYSMLQTSDGHFSGDYGGPHFLMPGLIVVWYVMGQPSLMLNPAQTALMKHYLIVHQQADGGWGTHVESPSTMFGTTLSYVALRLLGMDAEEPVCQRGRAFIREQGGAVMTSSWAKLYLCILGCMEWDGHNSVPPELWLLPNWFPFHPSRMWCHARMVYLPMGYVYGARLKYDKAEEDPLVQALRRELYCEPYNSIEWMQTRHMVAPMDNYSPVAWMMKTVQNGLARYETWPMLQPFKNDVRKLGLAFCVDYMAAEDLQTNFIDIGPVNKVLNMLSAFHHAGNDLHHSTVMNHMIRVQDYLWVAEDGMKMKGYNGSQCWDTSFAIQAVFEAGLLDDFPELSNKVWTYLERCQILSTEVSQASPAFKYEAALYRRKFYRHISEGGWPFSTSAHGWPISDCTGEGLKGVLCMLKAKSVREGLEDGSLREISEVRLQKAANILLSYQNEDGGFPTYENNRGFGFYESLNPSEVFGDIMIDYSYVECSMASLTALADFHEDYPDHRTEEIVHAIEKGRDFLKDLQREDGSWYGSWACCFCYGSWFGIEGLVKCGEPVSSEFIAKACKFLLQHQRSNGGWGEDFTSCYDKEYAANGMEAYGDDGSGVVNTSWALMALSTAKCNDIEAIKRGVQYLMKRQLPCGDWPQEGVAGVFNRACGITYTAYRNIFPIWALGRCR; encoded by the exons TTGGACGAGGCTATTCGCAAGGCTACCCATTTCTACTCCATGTTGCAAACGAGCGACGGACATTTTTCGGGTGATTACGGTGGCCCGCACTTTCTCATGCCCGGGTTAATTGTTGTGTGGTACGTCATGGGACAGCCTTCTCTCATGCTTAATCCGGCACAAACTGCTTTGATGAAGCACTACTTGATTGTCCATCAACAAGCCGATGGCGGTTGGGGTACACACGTCGAATCACCCTCGACTATGTTTGGCACGACCTTATCTTACGTAGCTTTGCGGCTCCTGGGTATGGACGCCGAAGAACCGGTATGCCAAAGGGGTCGCGCCTTTATTCGTGAGCAGGGTGGAGCAGTCATGACTTCTTCGTGGGCCAAGCTGTACCTGTGCATCTTGGGATGCATGGAATGGGATGGTCATAATTCGGTCCCACCCGAGTTGTGGCTGCTCCCCAACTGGTTTCCTTTTCATCCCAGCCGCATGTGGTGTCACGCACGCATGGTTTATTTGCCGATGGGCTACGTCTACGGGGCGCGGCTCAAGTACGACAAGGCCGAGGAGGATCCCTTGGTGCAGGCTCTCCGCCGAGAGCTATACTGCGAACCTTACAATTCGATTGAATGGATGCAAACGCGGCACATGGTGGCGCCAATGGACAACTACTCCCCGGTGGCatggatgatgaagacggtCCAGAACGGGTTGGCTCGGTACGAGACGTGGCCCATGCTCCAGCCGTTCAAAAACGACGTCCGCAAACTCGGGCTGGCCTTCTGTGTCGATTACATGGCAGCGGAAGATCTGCAAACCAACTTTATCGATATAGGGCCCGTCAATAAAGTGCTCAATATGCTCTCGGCCTTTCATCACGCAGGAAATGATTTGCATCATTCAACAGTGATGAACCACATGATTCGAGTTCAGGACTATTTATGGGTTGCCGAAGATGGCATGAAAATGAAGGGCTATAACGGCAGCCAATGCTGGGACACATCTTTTGCAATCCAGGCTGTATTTGAGGCTGGTTTACTGGATGACTTTCCGGAGCTTTCCAATAAAGTTTGGACGTACCTGGAGCGATGTCAGATTCTATCCACGGAGGTTTCACAGGCTTCTCCAGCTTTCAAGTACGAAGCGGCCTTGTATCGGCGAAAGTTTTACCGCCACATCTCGGAAGGCGGCTGGCCGTTTAGCACGAGTGCACACGGTTGGCCTATTTCGGATTGCACAGGGGAGGGACTAAAAGGAGTTTTGTGTATGCTCAAAGCAAAGTCTGTCAGGGAAGGGTTGGAGGATGGCAGTCTTCGCGAGATCAGTGAAGTTCGATTACAAAAAGCAGCCAACATACTTTTGTCGTATCAAAATGAAGATGGAGGCTTTCCTACCTACGAAAACAACCGTGGCTTTGGGTTTTACGAAAGCCTGAATCCTAGCGAAGTTTTTGGCGACATTATGATCGACTACTCCTATGTCGAGTGTAGTATGGCAAGCTTGACAGCTTTGGCCGATTTTCACGAAGATTATCCGGATCATCGTACTGAAGAGATTGTGCATGCTATTGAAAAAGGCCGTGATTTCCTGAAGGATTTGCAACGTGAGGACGGTTCGTGGTATGGCTCCTGGGCTTGTTGTTT CTGCTACGGAAGTTGGTTTGGTATTGAAGGTCTTGTTAAGTGTGGTGAGCCTGTGTCTTCCGAGTTTATTGCTAAGGCTTGCAAATTCCTCTTGCAGCATCAACGTTCCAACGGAGGTTGGGGTGAAGACTTCACATCTTGCTATGACAAAGAGTACGCCGCTAATGGAATGGAAGCTTACGGAGACGATGGGAGTGGGGTCGTAAACACATCGTGGGCTTTGATGGCATTGTCTACAGCGAAATGCAACGATATTGAAGCCATCAAGCGAGGTGTCCAGTATTTAATGAAGCGGCAGTTACCGTGCGGAGACTGGCCCCAGGAAGGAGTCGCCGGTGTTTTCAACCGTGCGTGTGGAATAACATACACGGCATACCGAAATATATTTCCAATTTGGGCACTCGGACGATGCCGC
- a CDS encoding predicted protein → MTSFQLDDAVHVSRESRQLEGVVAYLGPVDFGDGDDWVGVRLTGAAVGLGKNDGTVQGRSYFVCPPQCGVFVRHAALTKRPLSALERLRLKRELAGVAKPPAPHPSTPPLRRTPTRRSATAPTTSPTSTSTTGSPTANNDSVPSPRASALPRRDRTPTTAASTRSKLEELRQRRAALQEKKNEDATPAAMTSSTTGPMDRSIASDAGTAQIAQIQAQLDQKTTEATRLQQTIDAMRNQAQASQVKIEQLEIAVANANAAAAEATASAPQTDTNTNPVVREVVTPAVQEQILHLQRDKDTLQDQVDNALRELSNIRTDLDREKSAHATAVDQLTAVRSQATALEHTLQTQSAQTTQRNTSDATHFKERAKLQTEVSGWKRKVAQLELEKQELDNTIEDLTLDKEGLLEEKEALQDKLEEYRLDTETAQMEVEELKMELEDAQTATERAVQGDSIPVATAETSAEADANEQAERKAHALATQNARLREALIRLREQTTMEKMEITKTLRAAEKQALEGKSLMEEIEALRATKSKNDEEINDLKDMVEEGAAFESMVEDLSDRILALEEDNIAMQGTIRELEEASELTAEMEEVQNDELKALYRDLEGRDTIIRNLEEAIKMQRRREEDSRRSVANYRTTVDTLKQEKQALLELQQGGEGEKSDLMVSSQRALSRAAQLVSDAAEMRKREAQAVFEKIDRQLYFNLSSRLESLLPPSVVAPELSAMKGELLTSKVIGKGSRTLEGIDASFRKVIKPALGELDEVRAGYVPGMLQLSDEVKQDVATMIHQTDFAHSIVNASSYLLRLLAAGQWPDLLSQNASVELGSVLGNCVADLDNSLGVVLKTLKEEGTLAPDQSDVAGFRQSADMVIQSIQTEMDREDTPLVPVGWMPPAWKLLTEATTAKYSCIGAAAALSTVVNQSDTIVLPQALASLYNKLEQVSIQARSVCLRLANVDVTNTEVVTDLSASMSHWVESSDKIIKEVQSLITSEGSHLEECQAACDSTLGHLTKISSSLRSANLNPNDDESFHALSPEVEDSWFRLTTLIRSVRSKDGDDEDVNFLLRTRAIETQFDEAVADVPKLSLASAKAANLEKSISVRSKEVAMLNARLSELERLLAKSNVSPSKAKTADLNSVDEYSSMKEENRVLMEAMDVLQRQVDEYENEIRALKDFKSPKRGAVNNRTPRRSLTSVNDMSSSQRNLGDDSQGSAYVLEAALFRPALQQAIREAARWKTSSTLTMLSSLPPLPALSSNQFQTNLSSSRFQELNEISHLSLALSAFRLEKASVSLVDLTKQGVPPRMQLRNLNARKAAASERLETIILRCRGQLCT, encoded by the exons ATGACATCTTTCCAATTGGACGATGCCGTCCACGTCTCACGCGAGTCGCGTCAACTGGAAGGTGTCGTCGCCTACCTCGGTCCCGTCGACTttggcgacggcgacgattGGGTCGGTGTCCGTTTGACGGGAGCGGCCGTCGGTCTCGGCAAGAACGACGGAACCGTCCAGGGTCGATCCTACTTTGTCTGTCCGCCGCAGTGCGGTGTCTTTGTCCGACACGCAGCACTCACCAAGCGCCCCTTGTCGGCATTGGAGCGATTGCGTCTCAAGCGCGAACTCGCCGGTGTCGCCAAACCCCCCGCTCCGCATCCATCGACCCCGCCCCTCCGTCGGACCCCCACGCGTCGTTCCGCTACCGCTCCAACGACTAGCCCTACTAGCACGAGCACTACCGGCAGTCCTACCGCAAACAACGACTCGGTACCGTCTCCGCGGGCGTCCGCGCTTCCACGTCGCGACCGGACTCCGACTACCGCTGCATCGACCCGGAGCAAATTGGAAGAATTGCGACAGCGGCGTGCCGCTCTGCaggaaaagaagaacgaGGACGCCACTCCCGCCGCGATGACCAGTTCCACCACCGGACCGATGGATAGGTCTATTGCGTCGGACGCCGGGACGGCGCAAATTGCTCAGATTCAGGCTCAATTGGATCAAAAGACGACGGAAGCTACGCGGTTGCAACAAACAATCGATGCAATGCGAAACCAAGCGCAAGCATCGCAAGTCAAAATTGAGCAACTGGAAATCGCCGtggccaacgccaacgcgGCAGCGGCCGAAGCGACCGCCTCCGCTCCACAGACCGACACCAATACTAACCCCGTCGTTCGAGAAGTGGTAACTCCCGCCGTACAGGAGCAAATTCTGCATTTACAGCGCGACAAGGATACTTTACAGGATCAGGTAGACAACGCATTGCGGGAACTCTCTAATATTCGGACGGACTTGGATCGGGAAAAGTCCGCCCACGCCACCGCGGTGGATCAGTTGACGGCAGTCCGGTCCCAAGCCACGGCGCTGGAACACACACTACAGACTCAATCGGCACAAACCACACAGCGTAATACATCCGATGCCACACATTTTAAGGAACGCGCCAAACTGCAAACGGAAGTGAGTGGCTGGAAACGGAAAGTGGCCCAACTCGAATTGGAAAAACAGGAATTAGACAATACGATTGAAGACTTGACGCTGGATAAGGAAGGAttgttggaagaaaaggaagccttGCAGGACAAGTTGGAAGAATACAGGTTGGATACGGAAACAGCCCAAATGGAAGTCGAAGAACTCAAgatggaattggaagatGCCCAGACGGCCACTGAACGAGCCGTGCAAGGTGACAGTATCCCCGTCGCAACTGCCGAGACCTCTGCGGAAGCTGACGCCAACGAGCAAGCCGAACGCAAGGCGCACGCTCTGGCAACACAAAATGCTCGTCTTCGGGAGGCCTTGATCCGTTTACGCGAACAGACAACCATGGAAAAGATGGAAATTACCAAAACCCTCCGCGCGGCGGAAAAGCAAGCACTCGAAGGAAAATCtttgatggaagaaatcgaagcTTTGCGCGCGACCAAGTCAAAGAACGATGAGGAAATTAATGACTTGAAAGACATGGTAGAAGAAGGAGCCGCCTTTGAAAGCATGGTGGAAGATTTGAGCGACCGTATTTTGGcgctggaagaagacaacatTGCCATGCAGGGAACGATCCGGGAGCTGGAAGAAGCGTCGGAATTGACGGCTGAGATGGAAGAAGTACAGAACGACGAGCTTAAAGCCCTATACCGCGATTTGGAAGGCCGCGACACCATTATTCGCAACTTGGAGGAAGCCATCAAAAT GCAGCGACGTCGAGAAGAAGATTCTCGACGATCGGTTGCAAACTATCGTACGACTGTGGATACCCTCAAACAGGAAAAACAGGCGCTGCTAGAACTGCAGCAGGGTGGAGAAGGCGAGAAGAGCGATTTAATGGTTTCGTCCCAAAGGGCATTGTCTCGTGCAGCGCAGTTGGTTTCGGATGCCGCAGAGATGCGCAAACGCGAGGCGCAGGCCGTTTTTGAAAAGATTGATCGACAGCTGTATTTTAATCTATCAAGTCGTTTGGAGTCATTACTGCCTCCGTCTGTCGTCGCACCCGAACTATCGGCTATGAAAGGCGAGCTGCTAACATCTAAGGTTATTGGCAAGGGATCCCGGACGCTTGAAGGAATTGACGCTTCTTTTAGGAAGGTAATCAAACCTGCATTGGGAGAATTAGATGAAGTGCGCGCTGGTTACGTTCCTGGCATGTTGCAGTTGTCCGATGAGGTGAAGCAAGACGTGGCTACGATGATCCACCAGACTGATTTCGCTCACTCGATTGTGAACGCTTCATCCTATTTGTTGCGTCTACTAGCCGCTGGCCAATGGCCAGACTTGCTGTCGCAGAACGCATCGGTAGAGCTTGGTTCTGTTCTAGGAAATTGCGTCGCTGACCTTGACAATTCACTTGGAGTTGTCTTGAAAACCCTCAAAGAAGAAGGCACCCTGGCGCCGGACCAGTCAGATGTAGCCGGCTTCCGCCAGTCTGCGGATATGGTAATACAAAGCATCCAGACCGAGATGGATCGAGAAGATACCCCACTCGTTCCGGTTGGCTGGATGCCGCCGGCATGGAAGCTTTTGACAGAAGCGACCACCGCCAAATACTCGTGCATTGGGGCTGCCGCAGCTTTATCAACCGTCGTCAACCAGAGTGATACAATTGTGCTTCCTCAGGCACTCGCTTCACTGTACAATAAACTCGAACAAGTCTCAATCCAAGCGCGAAGCGTTTGCCTTCGCCTTGCGAATGTCGATGTGACCAATACGGAAGTGGTGACGGATTTATCTGCTTCCATGTCCCACTGGGTCGAGTCATCGGACAAAATTATCAAAGAAGTTCAGAGCTTGATTACTTCAGAGGGCAGCCACTTAGAAGAATGCCAGGCTGCTTGCGACAGTACTCTAGGTCATTTGACTAAAATTTCATCATCCCTTCGGTCGGCCAATCTTAacccaaacgacgacgaaagttTCCATGCATTGTCACCAGAGGTGGAGGACTCTTGGTTCCGTCTCACGACGCTTATCCGATCTGTTCGAAGTAAAGACggagacgatgaagatgTGAACTTCTTGCTGCGTACACGCGCCATCGAAACTCAGTTCGACGAAGCTGTGGCAGATGTTCCCAAACTCTCCCTCGCTAGCGCGAAAGCTGCGAACTTGGAAAAG AGTATTTCCGTAAGATCCAAGGAGGTTGCAATGCTCAACGCCCGCTTATCGGAATTGGAAAGACTTTTAGCAAAGTCGAATGTCAGCCCGTCAAAAGCGAAAACAGCTGACCTAAACTCTGTAGATGAGTACAGTAGCatgaaagaagaaaacagaGTG TTAATGGAAGCGATGGACGTTTTACAGCGTCAGGTCGACGAATATGAGAATGAAATACGTGCTCTGAAAGATTTCAAATCACCAAAGAGGGGAGCTGTGAATAACAGAACACCACGACGGTCTTTAACATCAGTAAATGACATGAGTTCTTCTCAACGTAACCTTGGAGATGATAGCCAAGGCAGTGCGTATGTGCTAGAGGCCGCTCTTTTTAGACCCGCTTTGCAACAAGCCATTCGTGAAGCCGCGCGCTGGAAGACGTCATCAACTTTGACAATGCTTTCAAGCCTGCCGCCTCTGCCAGCGCTTTCATCGAATCAGTTTCAAACAAATCTGAGCAGTTCTCGGTTTCAAGAATTGAATGAGATTTCCCATTTGTCTTTGGCTCTCTCCGCTTTCCGTCTCGAAAAGGCATCGGTTTCGCTTGTGGACTTGACGAAACAAGGAGTGCCCCCACGAATGCAACTACGAAATCTGAACGCACGGAAGGCTGCCGCATCGGAGCGATTAGAAACGATCATACTTCGCTGTCGCGGTCAGTTGTGTACGtaa